Part of the Antedon mediterranea chromosome 6, ecAntMedi1.1, whole genome shotgun sequence genome, aaaattaattaaaaatgtaatgggTTGTACAATTGAGTTGATTGCTAATTTTATTAGTTCATTTGACTTTGGAGTTATACTTACTGCTCTGTGGCGTTGATTTCACAAGCGTATTCTGCAATCCAAGTTTCGGTGATGCCGTACGTGCACtgacataaatcaaatattcagTATGCCATCTTAacttttcaatgtttttataaGGACTGCGAACACTGTACGTCCTTTTCTCTGGGTCTTCTGTGCGTCTAACCACTGTCACGTTATATGATTGAATAACGCCGTTACTTTTCAAAGGTCTATTCCATGATACGCTTATATACGGCTGTTTATTTCTGTATGTTATAACTTTGCCTATAAGGTTTTCTACTTTGCCTGGAGCTGTCAccgaaaaaaaataaaatcaaagatATTATTGCATATATTAGATATTTGAGTATAACTATAACAAGTCTACATGTATATCACATCGGAAAAACCATCTCTGAACAAACACACTTTCAACCTAGGCACGCTTACTATCTGATTGTTACATTGTCAGCCTGcttttttctttattatgctaattaattGCCACATTTAAATTCAGATGTTAAGAAGGGATATAAGTACTCTAGGATCTACAGTAGTTCTGAGAATTGTTTCTTGAAACATTATTAAATGCCTTGTTATATTCATGCTCATACATAATTTTGGTGGTATTGTAcatgatattaaaaatatttccagTTGATAGTTGTATGTTCAGGTCTGTTCACATATCtctttgaattgaaaataatatccTATTATCTTAGGATAGAATTCTTCACCAGCATATCAAACAAACTAACCAATTCAGTGTGGCCTTTTTGTAGACATTCAGATCAAGTCAATTCTGAGGTTTGTAGAAGGGCTTGCTTTTACACATTTTGATTGTAGTGACTTTCATGAAAGGATTCAAACAGATCTGTGATGTGGATCATGGTTGATGTATATATGTAGTTTAATATAACAGTAATTTGGTATGGATTTACAcattctatttgttttttatatatacatagtTTATGGCCCACTTATAGCCTAATTGTTTACTGATGTATGACCAAAGTGATAACAATGCTGTGCTCAATTCATCTATACGATACATAATATGTCAAAACATAGAACATTGAAAACTAATTATAACTTACGGCCTTGAGAAACTCGGtagttatattgtctagatgcCCTGCCATCCAACCCACAGTTTGTTGCTACCATGTAGACGGTGTAAGCTTCATAAGGCCTAAGACCAGTTACATTATACTCTTGAATGGTCGGGTCCGCTATAAACAATGTCTTGCTTTGATCCTCACCTGACTCTcgatactttattttaaaaccatcgTAATCAGGCGGATTAGTTGGTGATGTCATCTATATAAATGAAGTTGATTACAGTGAGGTTGAAATTGGAAACGACATTAAAACGCACTGAAAcagttaaacatttttattttgcattccaaaaaaaaaaattcctccCAATGTTTTATCATGCATATTTCaagaaaaatatgaataatttgtGGCTGAAAGTAGAAAAAGGATAGTGAACTGGGCCTTAGGATTAAGGTTCTATTGATATTGTTAGTTATAAACTATAATGACAAATTGTATAAATTGTGTTTTGGTGATCAAAATTTGATGATATTGTATTAGGAAACAAATAATTCAAGATTATACAGAAATGTTTATACTGTCTAATCAAACTCAATATTCTACAATTTAAGATTTGTAGGATACAGTGCAGtattaatcaatattttaaactaaaatttatACTAAATTTAAATAGTGAAACTGATAAAGAGAAAACATTATGATTGTAATTGATGTTTTACTTACAGTCCAGGCAACTGTAATTGTGTGTTCGTCAGGGCTATGTTTATCAGGACGAGGAGGAATAATTGACGGAGCATGTGCAGGAGCTACAAAATAGAAAGACgtgaaataataatgaatagaaAGACgtgaaataataatgaatagtacTTAGGAATTAGAAAAGTATGTTGATCATTATAATTGGTGATAATTGATGAGAAGTTTGCTTGCATCAGAATTCAGTCCAGCTACTTTTATAAAGCACTATCTAACTAGttcaacaaaaaagtgtgatgtgcccaaatatagtagtgaaatgcccaaatataatagtgatatgacatcatcatgtcttaAGGTTTGCATGCATTGGAATAAATTCAGCAGGCTTTTGCAATGTGATGTGATGGTATCCATCAGAATCAAGCCGCCGAGCAGTTGCTTCTGTAATGTGTATGTATTGgccaacaacaaaaaacataccACTACACTTAATTGTAATTGTTGATATTTCACTAAATTCTCCAATAGTTTTGTCGCTAGTGGCCCAAGAACGCCGAAATCTTGTCTTGAACTCATATGTTGCATGAGGTGTTAGATTTTCAAGCCTGTACCCAATGATAGCATCATTTTTACTGATGTACTCCTCTTTCCAGTCTTCATTACTTTCCAGACGATAGTAAAGGTTGATGGATTGAACTGGCCCATCTCCTGTGTAGTTGTGAATATGCAGGTCAAGTCGAAAAATACGGTTGTTGTTTTCGATTACGCTTGGTCCCATGCTCGGGGTAGGAGGATCTATTGATATAATTTCACATGTTTagaaagaatatttaaaaaaaactgtttaggTTAGGTTTCTGTTTCTTAGATTAGTGGTAGTGAAAATCAATACTCCATCAGACAACAGACAATTTAGGAGTTGATtgtaaatgttcatctggtttgtgaTTATTAACAATGTGTATGTTATGTTAATGTGTATAAAATTCTTTTATCAAACCAATGGTACAAATTACGAAAATAGATGGAAAATGCCTTCTGGATGTTTAATTGTTCTTTTAGTATAGTACCATTGGTTTgataaaaagaatattatacaaaatttagGAGGTTTCTTTTTTAATCATAGGACAACTCACTTGTATTAATTAAAAGGTGATTTTTCTGACTCTGCCTCTTTCTTTCAAACAGTAGGTACAGGAATCAAAGCTACTAACCTTTCAACCTAAAGTACCATGTTTTATCGGCGTATCCAGTGTCGCTGATCACCCGACAAGTGTAGTCTCCAGGTTCAGCATTTTCAACGTAGAATCTATGTTCATTACTAAGAGTCTGGTGTGGAGATATCTCTTGGTTGGAAGGAGTTATTAAAAACACTGCCGTGCTTTCGTCGTAGGTCACATCAAGAGAACATGCCAATTCGGCATCAACACCAACATTGTCTTGAAGGACTCTTTCCTGAGCAGGAATCGGGTCAGCACCTGTCCAAAGCACAGAAAAAGGGACTCAAATTAGAACCAGCGTTTggggtttaaaaaataatattgaaaagtGAATTGAGACTTTTCTTACCTGTAGCTTCAATAAAGGTTGTAACATTGTATTCTCCAATATTACAACTAAACTCCAGTCGGCCATTATTTTTCTTCGGAGTAAACGTAAACCGTGCAGAATAATCTGTTAAATTGTCTTGTTGTGTACCTTCATACCATGGCTTTGGTCCGTTACCAACAAACTACAACAAATACATAGATATATGCTAAGATTTACATGCCCTCGAATTTCACTCAAATTCACATGTATAATGGTGAATTAAAAATGGGTGAGAGAGTTGTTCCCATATAGTTATGTTCTTTTattcatcataatcattatcgtcatcaccaccatcatcgtCATAATATTAAACGCTTACTGTAATGTATGGCGGATATAGACAATCGTTAACTTCGCAAGTGCAGATCAGAGTAATAGGCTCGTCATCAACCAAGTTCACCTCTGTTCTGGTGGCTTTAAATGTGAATCCTTGGAGaatgacaaaataaaagtaaaattttataaaaatcgTGCATTTGAGGAATTTCTTAAtacttacattttttttgccgTTGCAAGAAGCATTTATTGAGCGCAATGTTATTTGTACTGATTGGCGACACAGTAAAGGTAATTGAAATATCTATTGTCTTAATACACCGGAAACTTGCATGTATATTTTGAGTGAAATCATTTTGTTCTACACATTCTACACAAAATATCATTCTGTGGTTGTAGGCcctatt contains:
- the LOC140050885 gene encoding uncharacterized protein, with the translated sequence MRYSIKVASFLFASVILLHSLTQGNFNHRGFTFKATRTEVNLVDDEPITLICTCEVNDCLYPPYITFVGNGPKPWYEGTQQDNLTDYSARFTFTPKKNNGRLEFSCNIGEYNVTTFIEATGKKSLNSLFNIIF